The genome window TATCGCACGGCGCCACCGGCAAGGGCAACGATCAGGTGCGCTTCGAACTGGGCGCCTATGCGCTGCGACCCGACATCCGGGTCATTGCGCCCTGGAGAGAGTGGGATCTGACCTCGCGCGAAACCCTGCTGGCCTATGCCGAAAAGCACGGTATTCCTATCGAAATGAAACGCGGCAAGGCGTCGCCCTACTCCATGGACGCCAATTTGCTGCACATTTCCTACGAAGGCGGCGGGCTTGAAAATCCGTGGTGGGAGCCGGAGGAGGACATGTGGCGCTGGTCGGTTTCCCCGGAAAATGCCCCGGACAAACCGCTTTACATCGAATTAAGCTACGAAAACGGCGATATCGTTGCGCTGGACGGCGAACGCCTGTCTCCGGCGCAAGTACTCAGGCGTTTGAACCAGCTCGGCGGCAGCAACGGCATCGGCCGGCTCGATATCGTCGAAAACCGTTATGTCGGCATGAAGTCGCGCGGCTGCTACGAAACGCCCGGCGGCACGCTGATGCTGAAAGCGCACCGCGCCATCGAGTCCATCACCCTCGACCGCGAAGTCGCGCACTTGAAGGACGAACTGATGCCGCGCTATGCCAGCCTGATCTATAACGGCTACTGGTGGAGCCCGGAAAGAAAACTGTTGCAGCAGATGATCGACGCTTCGCAAGCCACGGTAAACGGCGAAGTTCGCTTGAAACTCTACAAGGGCGGCGTCAGCGTGGTCGGACGCAAATCGGAACGCAACAGCCTGTTCGACGCCACCATCGCCACTTTCGAAGACGATCAGGGCGCTTACGATCAGCGCGACGCGGAGGGCTTCATCAAGCTCAATGCGTTGCGCATGCGTATCGCGGGTAGAAAGGGAATCAGTTTTATTTAGAAAACAGGCAGCAATTCTGAGGCTAGTTGAAAGTTCACGACCGGAGTAGCCGGAAGCGGAGTAAACCAGCCGGGACACACCGTGAATCCACCCCTTCGGTCATTCTCCGGACAGGACAGGCAGTGGAGGTTCGTCTGGCTCAACCCGCTTCCTCTCCACAGAAGTGGCTGAAATGAAACTATCTCTTGTGGGAGCGGGCTTTAGCCCGCGATCAGTCTCTTTCGCGGGCTACAGCCCGCTCCTGCAGTGATATGCAACGGCATCTGAGTAGTTGCGTAATTTATTGATTAACCAACGTAGCCCGGACGAAGCTTCAGCAAATTCCGGATGACGGGGAGTTGTGCACATCCCGCATACGCATGCTCCATGCGGGCTACAACATTCCAGAGGCGACGCGAAAGCCGCCCGGATCAATGTGTACCGCTCACAATATGCCGCAAGCGGGAGGTGTGTTATCAGCAGAAAAGACTATTGGGGAATTTCGCTTTTTATCGTACTCGCTCTAAGCGTGGAACTATGGATTCCCATAGCCGATGAAGCGGTTTTCTACTCGCTCGAAACGCTGGAAATGATACTGGATGTACTGTACGAAAAAGGCCTGGGGCTGGATGAGGAAGCCACTCAAAAGGCAACAGCCTGGACCGGACTGCTGATTTCCATCGGACTGACGGGCTTGCTGCTGTACAAGCTGCCGGTTATCTTCCGGTATGCCAAAGCTTTTCTCGCCAAACGCTGGGCAATGCGCAAACTGGCCATCAAGGTCTGGTGGCCCACGCTCAACTGGCAGCAAAAAGTGGCGCATATCGCCGCTCTGGGCTTATTTCTCGGCGCACTGGTTCTGATAATATAAAAAACGGTACTTATTCAGCCATCCGATTTTCCGTTGGTTTTTTACGGCTTCACTCCGGACAAACTCTCCACGAACGGATTAACCGAAGATCATTGGAACTACTGACAAATGGTCTGAATAATTACGCAAACCGGAGTCTGGATAGCACACTCGCTCTCAAAGTCCACTTATTGCCATTCGGTACGCACTACGAGGTTTATTGCATGGAACGACACTTATCTACAGCTATTCTTATCGCACTGCTCGCGCTCGGCGGCTGCGCCACCAACCCCATTACCGGACGCAGTCAGGCCATGCTGGTCAGCGACAGCGAAGCGGCGCAACAATCGGCGCAGGCATACAGCCAATTAATCGCCGGCGCGTCGCAAAAACAGATACTGGATAACGATCCGGCGGCGCTGCAACGGGTACGCGCCATTGCTACGCCGCTGATTACACAAGCGAGCATCATGCGCCCGGAAACACGCAACTGGCAGTGGGATATCCATGTACTGAAAAGCGACGAGGTTAACGCCTGGTGCATGGCCGGCGGCAAGATCGCCGTTTATACCGGCCTGCTGCAGAAAATACAGCCAACCGACGACGAACTCGCCGAAGTCATGGGGCATGAAATTTCACACGCCATGCTGTCGCATCAGGCGGAAAAACTTTCTCGCGCGAAAATGCAGCAAGCGGGAATCACCCTCGGAGTCATCGCCGGCGCGATTGCCGGCTACAATCTGAGCGGCGTTGCCGGCCTGGCCAACAGCGCCGCAACCGTAGGCCTGCAACTGCCCAACAGCCGCGAAGCGGAAAACGAAGCCGACAGCGTCGGCATCGAACTCGCCGCCAGGGCCGGTTACAACCCCAATGCGGCGGTGACGCTATGGAAGAAAATGCTTGCCGCCAGCGGCGGAAAAAGCGGCCCCGGCTGGCTCAGTACCCACCCCGCCACCGAAGACCGTATTCAGGCCATGCAGGTTCGCGCGCAGCAGCTGATGCCGGTTTATGAGGCGGCCAAGCGGGGGCAATAAAGCGACGCATTTCGTTCAGAAATACGTTAATCCACCCCGCCAAAATGCGGAGGGATTATGCGCGACGGTTTCGATGAAGCATTGCTGGCTCTATGGTGCGAGCCGTATGTCCGCTTTGTCATCCAGCGCTGCCAATTAATACACTCTTCCGCACCACCGAGCGAGACGTTGAAAAAGAGCCACGTTAAGATTGGAGAGTCCCGGATTCCATGGATGCCTTGAGCAACATCCCTGTCGACCGGATACCGGCAATCCATGACGGGATGGCGGCATGAAAGCTGAGTAGTCAACAAAAACAATTGCATTCTATCCAATATGACACCCTTATTTAATTAAAAATACCGAGCCAGATCCATCCCGGCATAAAGCCCCGCCACCTGATCCGCATAACCGTTGAACGGCAACGTGGGTCGCTTCAAAAACTCGCCGATGCGGCGTTCCCTGGCCTGGCTCCAGCGCGGGTGGTCTACTGCGGGATTGACGTTGGCGTAAAAGCCGTATTCCCTCGGCCCGGCCTGCATCCAGCTGGTGACCGGCTGTTGTTCGAGAAGACGGATTTTTACGATGGACTTGACGCTCTTGAAACCGTATTTCCACGGTACGATCACACGCACCGGCGCGCCGTTCTGATTCGGCAACACCTCGCCGTAAAGCCCGAAAGTCAGCAGGGTCAGCGGGTGCATCGCTTCGTCGATGCGCAATCCTTCCCGGTAAGGCCATTCCAGCACGCCGCTGCGCTGTCCGGGCATTTGTTCCGCATCGTGGAGCGTGACGAACTCGACGAACTTGGCGTTGCCGGTCGGTTCCACCCGCTTGATCAATTCCGCCAGCGGGAAGCCGAGCCAGGGAACGACCATCGACCACCCTTCGACGCAACGCAGCCGGTAGACGCGCTCTTCCATCGGAGCCCAGCGCAGCATGGCGTCAATATCGAACACGCCGGGCTTTTGCACCTCGCCCTCGACGGCTACGCGCCAGGGGCGCGTCTTCAGGCTGCCAGCCGATTTCGCAGGAGATTCCTTGTCGACGCCGAATTCGTAAAAATTGTTGTAGCGCGTTACGTCTTCCAGCGGAGTCGGCTTGTCCGGCAGCATATAAGCGGTCGATTTTGCGCCTGCCAGTTTGTCCCCCGCCGATGCCGCTCCGGACAGCATGGCTGCCGCACCGGCTCCGGCGGCCATCTGCATGAACCGCCTCCGCCCATAAAACAATTCGCGCGGCGTGATTTCCGATGCCTGTATGGCAGCGTTGTTGCGTTTGATCATATAAGCTCCTTGCTTGGCGGCCTGACCGGCAGTTTAACCAGCCGCAGCAGAAATAACAAAGCCAGCAACACGATATAGATTGCCGGCGGACCTATATCGCGCTTGACCAGCAGCAGGTAATGAAATGCGGAGGCGATTGCGGCGACATAGGTCAAGCGATGCAGATTTCGCCAGTTCCTGCCGCCGAGGCGGCGCTTCATCGCATCGGTTGAGGTGACGGCCAAAGGCGTCAGTATCAGGAACGCTGCAAGACCTACGGTAATATAGGGTTTTTGGCTTATATCGGCAATGACCCCCGCGAAATCGAACGCCTGTTCGAAAACCAGGTAAAAAAGAAAATGCAGGCAGCCGTAGAAAAAACAGAACAGCGCCGGGACGCGGCGCAATCGGATCAACCAATGCCACCCGGTGATTTTCCGCAACGGGGTAATTCCGAGCGTCAACCATAGCAACCGCAAAGACCAGAGGCCCGAATCATTAATCAGCGTTTCAGCCGGATTAACGCCCAACGAGTTGGTAAGCGCGCCCCATAACAGATAGACAGCGGGGGCAAGATACAGCGCAAACAAAATTTTGCCGGCTTGCGCAATGCGGGACTGCTGCCCGGCTGACCGGGAGTTGGAAGCCTTTACGCCGCCACTACGGATTATTTCGGCCTTTTCATTGAGCGTCAGACACTTGCGCCGATGATGCGATAACATGACCGTTCCTTTCCTGATGCTGTCAATAATGGCGCAGGCTGACGCGACACGCAAGAAAAAGAAGGCGGACCTGGTTTCGACCGCTTTTATTGCAAAGCTTTTACCGCGTTGCGCAGCAGTTGCAAACACCGGCGATTAGCGGCCAGATCCAGCGCGCTGAAATCGTCCTGCGTCGTCAGCAACGGGTTTGCGCCCGCTTGCAGCAATTGCTCGACCACTGCGTCTCTACCGCTGGAAGACGAATAAATCAACGCGGTCGCGCCGCTGGGATTTTGATAATCGATATCGATTCCCGCTTCCAGCAGCAACGCGATGCAAACAGGCGCATTGGCAAAGCACGCGGCCCACAAGGCATTATTTCCATAAGCGTCCAGCAGGCCCAAATTAACGTCCTGCTGCTGCAGTAGATATGCCAGTACATCGCCGCGGGCTTGCTGAGCCGCCATGATCAGCGGCTGCCCGCCTTCGCTATTGGCGAGCAAAGGCTGCTCCGGCTGAAATCGGTAGTCCTGTAACCAGGCAATTGTTTCCGCTGATGCCATCAAACTCATGTTCCACTCATCTCGTTTATGAGGGACGCCAGCCCGCACCCACCGACGGCAGCAATAACGGCATCACTTGAGTCAACCATAGGTCTACCCGGCTATCCGTCAAGCCCGGTTGACCGCGCTGATCAAGCACCAGCCCGACAAAGCGGTTGTCGATGATCGCATGCGAGTGCTGGAACTGATAGCCGTCGGTGCTCCAACTGCCGACAATATCGGCGCCCTGGCCGTAAAACAGCCGGTAAAGATGGATCAGGGAACTGGCGAAACGGTCGGCGTACCGCTCCTGATGTCCCAGCCCGAACAGCGCAACGCGTTTGCCGGATAAATCGGCGCCATCCAGGTAGGGCGCAAACTCCTGCCAGTTGCTTTCCTGGCAGCCGGTCGACAAACCGGGCAGTTCGCCCAGGCCGTAACTGGGCGTACCCAGGATCAACGCTTCGTATTGCAACAATTCATCGGGGCGGGTGCGGTTGATATTTTTGGGCTTGTCGGCAAGCGATTCGCCGAGCCGGCTGTAAATTCTTTTAGCTACCAACCGGGTGCTGCCGGTATCCGTTCCGAAAAAAATTCCGATTTTGCTCATGAGTTACCTGCGTTCGATAAGGGTAGATGCCGCTTTAATCAACAGCAAGCAAATTTCACTCCAGTTTAGATTTTTAATTTATACCATACAAATCATATGGATAACATTAACGCATTTCGACCAAAACGATAAACGAAACAAACAAAGTGTTGTTTGCGACATTCGGGCATAATGCGCACCCTACGGAAGTTACACTGGCAAAGTTTGGCTTCCGCATTGCTTTATCCGGCTGTCACAGAAACTTTGCGTTTACCATGGAGAAACGGCATAAATGAAGGTACTCGAACAACTACGCGCCGGGAAGCTGGCCGGAAGCAGACGGCTTGCTTTATCTTGCGGCTTGCAGCAATTCCCGCGCGAGATTTTCGATCTGGCGGATACGCTGGAAATTCTCGACCTGTCGGGAAACGCGCTGTCGTCATTGCCGGACGATCTGCCCCGGCTGCACCAGATGAGGATACTGTTTTGTTCCGGCAACCGCTTTACCCGGCTGCCCGACGTGCTGGGCCGGTGTCTCCGGCTCGACATGATCGGCTTTAAAACCAACCGGATAGAAACCGTCCCGGCTGCGGCGCTACCGGCTACGCTGCGCTGGCTGATACTCACCGACAACCGGATCGCAGAGCTTCCTGCGGAAATCGGGTTGTGCACCAGAATGCAAAAACTGATGCTGGCGGGTAATTTTCTACAGACGCTGCCTGAAGAAATAGCCGCCTGCACCCGGCTGGAGTTGCTGCGCATCGCCGCGAACCGTTTGACCGGACTCCCCGCATGGCTGTTTTCCCTGCCGCGGCTTTCCTGGCTGGCCTATGCGGGCAATCCGTTTTGCGCGGACGCCGAAGCCGCGAAGCTGGCCGATGCTGCTGTTTCCCGCATCGCCTGGAAACGGCTCCAGCTGCAGCAGCAATTGGGGGAAGGCGCTTCCGGCGTGATTCATCAAGCCGAGTGGCGGGATGAAGCAACCCGGCAGGACGTAGCGGTGAAACTATTTAAGGGCGCTGTGACCAGCGACGGCTTGCCGCTCAGCGAAATGACCGCTAGTCTCAGCGCCGGCGCTCATCCGAACCTGATCCCGGTGCTGGGCAGGCTGGAAGACCACCCCGCCGGCGCAAACGGATTGGTGATGCCGCTGATCGACACGGATTTCAGCAACCTGGCCGGTCCGCCCAGCCTCGATTCCTGCACGCGCGATATCTATCCGGATGAAACGGGTTTTACCCTGACTACAGCAATCGGCATCGCCCACGGCATCGCTTCCGCTGCGAGCCATCTTCACGCACAAGGCATCATGCATGGCGATTTGTACGCGCACAATATTTTGCACTGCGGAAAAGGCCGCGCACTGCTGGGCGACTTTGGCGCGGCATCGTTCTTCGAGCCGGAGGACCGGCAACACGCTCATGCGCTGCAACGCATCGAAGTGCGCGCATTTGCCTGTCTACTGGAGGAATTACTGGAACGCTGCAACGCGTCGACTGACGCTCGCGGCGAGCTTAAGACGCTTGGCGGTTTACAGGCCCGCTGCGCGGACGAAAGCCCCGGCGCGCGTCCGCTGTTTGCCGAGGTAGAACAGGCGCTGGCGGCCATATCCTGCGTATAAGACCGGACAATCCTGATACTATATTCCCATATTGCGCCTCCCTATTCGATCAAGGAGCATTCAATGACCATCCCCGCCAAACGCCTTTGGACCGTAACCGCAAGCAGCGGCGACCCCAGCTTTGCAATCGACGATATTTACGCGACGACATGGATATCGGATCCGCTCAAAAAAATCTGGCTGCAAATCGACCTCGGAGAAATAACGACGCTGGGCGGGATCGAAGTGTACTGGGGCAGGCAGGCGGCCAACGTTTATCGCTTCGTCATATCGCTCGACGGCAATGTCTGGACGCCTATCTGCCGCACCGGACATGGCGAAGGCGGGCAAAATGTCTTCGCCTTCCCTCCGTCCGAAGCGCGATTTCTGCGCTGGAGTTGCGAAGACCCGGAGTCGGAGCGGCGGCTGGAGATCGTCGAAATCAACGTGTACAGTCCTGCCGAAGCCCTGTCGGTGCTGGAGGAAGGACGGATTGCGGCGCTCGGCCATGCGCCGGTCAAACTCCCATGCGGCGAAAGCATCACCGTCGATTTCGGCTATCAGCGCTCTCCGCTGGGGGTAAAGATCCAATGGGGGGAAACCCACGGCACCGTTTTTTCCGTGCATCTGTCCGACGACGGCGAGCAGTTTCGCGAAGTCGGCCGTATTCTGACCAGCAACGGCGGTTACGACGACTTTTATTGGCGAACCACCACCAGCCGCTATCTCCGTTTTACCCTGCACGAATCGAGCGCGCCGGAGGGGGCGGTCGTCAACGAACTCAAGGTCCGCATCCTCAATAAAGACCGCATGCCGATCGGACGCCTGGAGCGCGCCGCTCAGGCCGGACGCGGCGAACTGTACCCGCAGGCGCTATTGAACAGGCAAGTCTATTGGACGGCGCTGGGCGAGGTCGGTCACTCGAATGAAGCCCTGTTCGACGAATAC of Candidatus Methylospira mobilis contains these proteins:
- a CDS encoding argininosuccinate synthase yields the protein MSKQSIKKVALAYSGGLDTSVILKWLEEIYQCEVVTFTADIGQGEEVEPARAKAQAMGIREIYIDDLTEEFARDFVFPMFRANAIYEGEYLLGTSIARPLIAKRLIEIANETGADAISHGATGKGNDQVRFELGAYALRPDIRVIAPWREWDLTSRETLLAYAEKHGIPIEMKRGKASPYSMDANLLHISYEGGGLENPWWEPEEDMWRWSVSPENAPDKPLYIELSYENGDIVALDGERLSPAQVLRRLNQLGGSNGIGRLDIVENRYVGMKSRGCYETPGGTLMLKAHRAIESITLDREVAHLKDELMPRYASLIYNGYWWSPERKLLQQMIDASQATVNGEVRLKLYKGGVSVVGRKSERNSLFDATIATFEDDQGAYDQRDAEGFIKLNALRMRIAGRKGISFI
- a CDS encoding M48 family metallopeptidase codes for the protein MERHLSTAILIALLALGGCATNPITGRSQAMLVSDSEAAQQSAQAYSQLIAGASQKQILDNDPAALQRVRAIATPLITQASIMRPETRNWQWDIHVLKSDEVNAWCMAGGKIAVYTGLLQKIQPTDDELAEVMGHEISHAMLSHQAEKLSRAKMQQAGITLGVIAGAIAGYNLSGVAGLANSAATVGLQLPNSREAENEADSVGIELAARAGYNPNAAVTLWKKMLAASGGKSGPGWLSTHPATEDRIQAMQVRAQQLMPVYEAAKRGQ
- the msrP gene encoding protein-methionine-sulfoxide reductase catalytic subunit MsrP, whose translation is MIKRNNAAIQASEITPRELFYGRRRFMQMAAGAGAAAMLSGAASAGDKLAGAKSTAYMLPDKPTPLEDVTRYNNFYEFGVDKESPAKSAGSLKTRPWRVAVEGEVQKPGVFDIDAMLRWAPMEERVYRLRCVEGWSMVVPWLGFPLAELIKRVEPTGNAKFVEFVTLHDAEQMPGQRSGVLEWPYREGLRIDEAMHPLTLLTFGLYGEVLPNQNGAPVRVIVPWKYGFKSVKSIVKIRLLEQQPVTSWMQAGPREYGFYANVNPAVDHPRWSQARERRIGEFLKRPTLPFNGYADQVAGLYAGMDLARYF
- a CDS encoding protein-methionine-sulfoxide reductase heme-binding subunit MsrQ, encoding MLSHHRRKCLTLNEKAEIIRSGGVKASNSRSAGQQSRIAQAGKILFALYLAPAVYLLWGALTNSLGVNPAETLINDSGLWSLRLLWLTLGITPLRKITGWHWLIRLRRVPALFCFFYGCLHFLFYLVFEQAFDFAGVIADISQKPYITVGLAAFLILTPLAVTSTDAMKRRLGGRNWRNLHRLTYVAAIASAFHYLLLVKRDIGPPAIYIVLLALLFLLRLVKLPVRPPSKELI
- a CDS encoding ankyrin repeat domain-containing protein, which translates into the protein MSLMASAETIAWLQDYRFQPEQPLLANSEGGQPLIMAAQQARGDVLAYLLQQQDVNLGLLDAYGNNALWAACFANAPVCIALLLEAGIDIDYQNPSGATALIYSSSSGRDAVVEQLLQAGANPLLTTQDDFSALDLAANRRCLQLLRNAVKALQ
- a CDS encoding flavodoxin is translated as MSKIGIFFGTDTGSTRLVAKRIYSRLGESLADKPKNINRTRPDELLQYEALILGTPSYGLGELPGLSTGCQESNWQEFAPYLDGADLSGKRVALFGLGHQERYADRFASSLIHLYRLFYGQGADIVGSWSTDGYQFQHSHAIIDNRFVGLVLDQRGQPGLTDSRVDLWLTQVMPLLLPSVGAGWRPS
- a CDS encoding leucine-rich repeat-containing protein kinase family protein yields the protein MKVLEQLRAGKLAGSRRLALSCGLQQFPREIFDLADTLEILDLSGNALSSLPDDLPRLHQMRILFCSGNRFTRLPDVLGRCLRLDMIGFKTNRIETVPAAALPATLRWLILTDNRIAELPAEIGLCTRMQKLMLAGNFLQTLPEEIAACTRLELLRIAANRLTGLPAWLFSLPRLSWLAYAGNPFCADAEAAKLADAAVSRIAWKRLQLQQQLGEGASGVIHQAEWRDEATRQDVAVKLFKGAVTSDGLPLSEMTASLSAGAHPNLIPVLGRLEDHPAGANGLVMPLIDTDFSNLAGPPSLDSCTRDIYPDETGFTLTTAIGIAHGIASAASHLHAQGIMHGDLYAHNILHCGKGRALLGDFGAASFFEPEDRQHAHALQRIEVRAFACLLEELLERCNASTDARGELKTLGGLQARCADESPGARPLFAEVEQALAAISCV